The following are from one region of the Stanieria sp. NIES-3757 genome:
- a CDS encoding ABC transporter related, with amino-acid sequence MGQELAIATYGLTKRFDRYMAVNEVDLQVKPGEVYGLIGPNGAGKTTLIRMLAIAEEPTKGEIYINGERILRDDSNPQIKQRLGYLPDDFPLYDDLNVWDYLDYFARLYRLKQPYRQRRLYEVLELVQLENKRNSLISSLSRGMKQRLSLARTIIHEPILLLLDEPVSGLDPIARMQFRQIIKVLQEAGMTILISSHVLSDLAELCTSVGIMELGFLVESASLKELYQRLSRQQIIVGSLGDLHLLSGELSKNSLVEGWEIIPGTNRLKVNFSGGESQSADLLRSIIQAGISVTEFHCLQEDLESIFLKLGHKQAS; translated from the coding sequence ATGGGGCAAGAATTAGCGATCGCAACTTATGGACTAACCAAAAGATTTGACCGATACATGGCAGTAAATGAAGTCGATTTGCAAGTAAAACCAGGAGAAGTTTATGGTTTGATCGGACCGAATGGTGCAGGAAAAACTACTTTAATTAGGATGTTGGCGATCGCAGAAGAACCCACTAAAGGTGAAATTTACATCAATGGGGAACGTATCTTAAGAGATGATAGTAATCCTCAGATCAAACAACGTTTGGGCTATCTTCCTGATGATTTTCCCCTGTATGATGATTTAAATGTCTGGGATTATTTGGATTATTTCGCTAGGCTTTATCGTCTCAAGCAGCCTTATCGTCAACGTCGGCTTTATGAAGTATTGGAATTAGTTCAACTGGAAAATAAACGCAATAGTCTGATTTCCAGTCTGTCGCGGGGTATGAAACAACGCCTCAGTTTAGCAAGAACAATTATTCATGAACCAATTTTATTGTTATTAGATGAACCTGTTTCTGGTTTAGATCCAATTGCCCGAATGCAGTTTCGACAAATTATTAAAGTTTTGCAAGAAGCGGGCATGACAATTCTGATTTCCTCTCATGTTCTTAGTGACTTGGCAGAATTATGTACCTCAGTGGGCATAATGGAGTTAGGTTTTTTGGTAGAAAGTGCTTCTTTAAAAGAACTATATCAGCGTTTGTCTCGTCAACAAATTATTGTTGGTAGTTTAGGAGATTTGCACTTACTTTCTGGCGAACTTAGTAAAAATTCTTTAGTAGAAGGATGGGAAATAATACCAGGAACAAACCGCTTAAAAGTTAACTTTTCAGGAGGAGAATCACAAAGTGCCGATCTATTGCGATCCATTATTCAAGCAGGTATTTCTGTAACTGAATTTCATTGTCTACAAGAAGATTTGGAAAGTATTTTTCTTAAATTAGGACATAAACAAGCTTCTTGA
- a CDS encoding hypothetical protein (protein of unknown function DUF552) → MWNKIKDIMGINEQYDQDRYDYEEYPPEQEEMEANNYSDNYESVQPNFNQEMLENYSNNRRPAPKKPVEKMPKNNVIGMPGLTNGISEVVVIEPHTFEEMPQVIQALRERRSVILNLNVMNPEEAQRAVDFIAGGTFAMDGHQERVGESIFLFTPSCVKVSTLSGIIHNVTETPESKVRQTPNNVIDHWGESTAMAQ, encoded by the coding sequence ATGTGGAATAAAATTAAAGACATAATGGGAATCAACGAACAGTACGATCAAGACAGATACGACTACGAAGAATATCCCCCTGAACAAGAAGAAATGGAAGCTAATAATTATTCAGATAATTATGAGTCAGTCCAACCAAATTTCAATCAAGAAATGCTCGAAAATTATTCCAATAATCGCCGACCCGCACCCAAAAAACCGGTAGAGAAAATGCCCAAAAATAACGTAATTGGGATGCCTGGATTAACTAATGGAATTTCTGAAGTAGTGGTAATTGAACCCCATACTTTTGAAGAAATGCCTCAAGTAATTCAAGCATTAAGAGAACGTAGATCTGTTATTTTAAATCTTAATGTAATGAACCCCGAAGAAGCACAACGGGCAGTTGACTTTATCGCTGGTGGTACTTTTGCGATGGATGGTCATCAAGAAAGAGTAGGAGAAAGCATTTTTCTCTTTACTCCTAGTTGTGTCAAAGTTAGTACACTTTCTGGCATAATTCATAACGTAACTGAAACTCCTGAAAGTAAAGTTCGTCAAACTCCCAATAATGTGATCGATCATTGGGGTGAATCGACTGCAATGGCTCAATAA
- a CDS encoding pyrroline-5-carboxylate reductase, with product MKPKSSKIHFGMIGGGVMGEAILSRLIRQGIYAAENILVSEPQAERRALLQQKYQVQVTDDNQAAAEAEEVLLLAIKPQILSKVVAQLAPTTFSNSHLLIISILAGVPLNKLESAFPQQSVIRVMPNTPATVGAGMTAIATGKNVTEKELDKAKNIFTAIGKVVEVPEYLMDAVTGLSGSGPAYVALMIEALADGGVAAGLPRAIANQLAIQTVFGTAKLLQESQLHPGELKDRVSSPGGTTIAGVAALEKAGFRSALIEAVLAAYHRSQQLGQ from the coding sequence ATGAAACCCAAAAGTAGCAAAATTCATTTTGGTATGATTGGTGGCGGGGTAATGGGAGAAGCCATTTTATCCCGTCTCATTCGTCAGGGAATTTATGCTGCTGAGAATATTTTGGTTAGTGAACCACAAGCAGAACGAAGAGCTTTACTCCAGCAAAAGTATCAAGTTCAGGTAACCGATGATAATCAAGCTGCTGCTGAAGCAGAAGAAGTATTATTACTAGCTATTAAACCGCAAATTTTAAGCAAGGTAGTTGCTCAATTAGCCCCAACGACATTTAGTAATTCTCATCTTTTAATCATTTCAATTCTGGCTGGTGTTCCCCTCAATAAACTAGAATCAGCTTTTCCTCAACAGTCTGTAATTCGGGTAATGCCCAATACTCCTGCTACTGTAGGTGCGGGAATGACTGCGATCGCTACAGGAAAAAATGTTACAGAGAAAGAACTAGATAAAGCGAAAAATATTTTTACTGCTATTGGTAAAGTCGTAGAAGTCCCAGAATATTTGATGGATGCCGTTACAGGATTATCGGGATCGGGACCTGCTTATGTAGCCTTAATGATAGAAGCCTTAGCTGATGGTGGAGTAGCAGCAGGATTACCAAGAGCGATCGCTAATCAATTAGCAATTCAGACTGTTTTTGGTACAGCTAAACTACTGCAAGAATCACAACTTCATCCAGGCGAATTAAAAGACCGAGTTAGTAGTCCAGGTGGGACAACTATTGCAGGAGTAGCAGCATTAGAAAAAGCTGGTTTTCGTTCGGCATTAATCGAAGCTGTTTTAGCTGCTTATCATCGTTCTCAACAATTAGGACAATAA
- a CDS encoding cytochrome P450: MTQPPKLNIHPLIQRLRWVADPVGYMETAAQQHPDIFAADVIGFGDGFIFVNHPEGIQQLLTQDRQQFFASGKENAILKPLLGEYSIVMLEGNPHRKRRKLLLPPFHGERMQAYGKLIWDLTDKIFAKLPINQTFTARKITQEISLQVILEAVYGLYEDEKSQKLKYLLTKVSDVFSSPLSSALLFFDWLQKDLGAWSPWGKFLRQQQEIDNLIYSEIKERRAKDYENRNDILSLMMSARDESGNPMSDRELRDELMTLMFAGHETTATAMAWALYWIHRLPEVRQKLLAEIDSLGSNPEPMAIAKLPYLTAVCQETLRINPVAMLTFPRVVTEPIELLGYQLEPGMIAMGCIYLVHQREDIYPDHQEFKPERFLEKQYSQYEFFPFGGGARRCIGEALAQLEMKLVLAKILSNYELALVSQSPEKPHRRGVTLAPTTGVKMLLKAKRTSPTATEKSNQTILTK, translated from the coding sequence ATGACTCAACCTCCCAAACTAAATATTCACCCATTAATTCAAAGATTAAGATGGGTTGCCGATCCTGTTGGTTATATGGAAACAGCAGCCCAACAACATCCTGATATTTTTGCAGCAGATGTAATCGGCTTTGGTGATGGGTTTATCTTTGTCAATCATCCTGAAGGAATTCAACAGTTACTTACCCAGGATCGTCAACAGTTTTTTGCTTCTGGTAAAGAAAACGCCATTTTAAAACCTTTACTAGGTGAATATTCAATTGTCATGTTGGAAGGTAATCCCCACAGGAAACGGAGAAAATTGTTGTTGCCTCCTTTTCATGGCGAAAGAATGCAAGCTTATGGAAAGTTGATTTGGGACTTGACTGATAAAATTTTTGCCAAGCTACCAATTAATCAAACCTTTACGGCTAGAAAAATTACCCAAGAAATTTCTTTACAAGTAATTTTAGAAGCTGTTTATGGTTTATATGAAGACGAAAAAAGCCAAAAACTAAAATATTTATTGACCAAGGTAAGCGATGTCTTTAGTTCTCCTCTAAGCTCTGCTTTACTCTTTTTCGACTGGTTACAAAAGGATTTAGGTGCTTGGAGTCCTTGGGGAAAGTTTTTACGTCAACAACAAGAAATTGATAATTTAATCTACAGCGAAATTAAGGAACGTCGGGCTAAAGACTATGAAAATCGCAATGATATTCTGTCTTTAATGATGTCTGCCCGCGATGAGTCTGGCAATCCAATGAGCGATCGCGAGTTACGGGATGAATTGATGACTTTGATGTTTGCTGGACATGAAACTACTGCCACGGCTATGGCGTGGGCTTTGTATTGGATTCATCGTCTTCCTGAAGTACGTCAAAAATTATTGGCAGAAATAGATAGTTTAGGTAGTAATCCCGAACCAATGGCGATCGCGAAATTGCCCTATTTAACTGCGGTTTGTCAGGAAACTTTAAGAATTAATCCAGTAGCAATGCTGACTTTTCCCCGAGTTGTCACCGAACCAATCGAATTATTAGGCTATCAATTAGAACCAGGAATGATTGCGATGGGTTGTATTTATTTAGTCCATCAACGAGAAGATATCTATCCTGATCATCAAGAGTTTAAACCCGAACGTTTTTTAGAAAAGCAATATTCTCAATACGAATTCTTCCCCTTTGGTGGTGGTGCGCGTCGTTGTATTGGAGAAGCTTTAGCCCAATTAGAAATGAAGTTAGTTTTGGCCAAGATTCTTTCTAACTATGAATTAGCCCTTGTCAGTCAAAGTCCAGAAAAACCTCACCGTCGCGGTGTTACCCTTGCCCCAACTACGGGAGTCAAAATGTTACTGAAAGCTAAACGAACTTCTCCTACTGCTACAGAAAAATCCAATCAAACAATTTTGACCAAATAA